The genomic window CATCCTGGGTGTACGGAACTTCAGTCAGCAGGGCATGTTCCTCATCGGCGGCACCCTGGCGGACCGATTCGGCTACAAGCCGCTGATAGTCGCCGGATGCGTGCTGCGCACGGCGGGCTTCGCCACCCTCGGTCTGGTCGACTCGGTTCCCGCGCTGCTCGCCGCCTCGGCGGCGACCGGCTTCGCGGGAGCGTTGTTCAACCCGGCCGTACGCGCCTACCTGGCGGCCGACGCGGGGGAGCGCAGGGTCGAGGCGTTCGCCCTCTTCAACGTCTTCTACCAGGCGGGCATCCTGCTCGGCCCGCTGGTGGGGATGCTGTTGACCGGCTTCGACTTCCGGATCACCTGCCTCGTCTCGGCGGCGGTCTTCGCGCTGCTGAGCGTCGTACAGATTCGCGCGCTGCCGACTCGTCGGGCGGACGACTCGGCGAACGTGAAGGCCGAGGGCCGGGAGCGAGTGCTGTCCCAGTGGGCCGGGATCCTGCGCAACCGCGCGTTCCTGCTCTTCTCCACGGCCATGATCGGCTCGTACGTCCTGTCCTTCCAGGTCTACCTGGCGCTGCCCCTGGAGGTACGACGCCTCGGCGGGGACGGCGAGTTCGGGACCGCGGCCGTCGCGATGCTCTTCGCGGCCTCGGGTCTGGCCACGATCTTCGGCCAGACCCGGGTGACCGCGTGGTGCAAGGCGCGACTGGAGCCCGGACAGGCCCTGGCCTGCGGGCTGTTGAGCATGGGCCTGGCCTTCGTACCGCTGCTCGCGGCGACGGCCGTGCCCGTGCCGGACGAGGGCATGGGACGCTGGCTCCTCGCCGCCGTACCGCCGACGCTGGCCGCACTGCTGCTGGCCTTGGGCACGATGATCGCGTACCCCTTCGAGATGGACACCATTGTCCGGCTCTCGGGTGACCGCCTGGTGGCCACGCACTACGGCCTCTACAACACCATCTGCGGTGTCGGCATCACCCTGGGGAACTTGCTGACCGGCGCGGCCCTCGACGCCGCCCGGTCGGCCGGCATGTCCGCGCTGCCCTGGCTGGCGCTGCTCGTCCTGGGACTGGCCTGCGCCGGGTCCCTGTACGGGCTGCACCGGGCCGGTCGTCTGACGTACGCGGAACCTGAGCGTCAGACGGCTGCGGTCTGACCCAGATCCGCTGTCGGGGCGAGGCGAGGGGCCGACGCCGCTCGCCTCGCCCCATTCCTGCCTCGGTGGCGCGGGCATGCTCAGCCCGCGTACGTCACCGTCGGCACCACCGGCCCAGGGCCGGAGCACGGCGTTCACGGTCGAGGCCGGATCGTCGCCGGGAGTTCGGGACACCGAATCCACCGGGCACCAAGGAACGGCGCTGATTTCCGGGGGCGTATTCCGGTCGTCCCGAGATGAATTCCGGCGGGCGATTCGTGGCGATGCTGTGAAGATAGTGCAACGCTCTTTCGTGTGGTGGCGCTTTATCAGCCTTTCGGTGCCGATTCGGACGCGACGGATCCGGGGACGAAGGGTTGCGGCAAATTACGTCGTGCCGTAGTTACGTGAATCATGAACCTGTTCACCCGTGCTGCGTCCCTGCGCCGCCCGGCACCCCCCACAGCCGACCAACTCCCCCACGAGTCACCGGCGTTCGCTCCCACCGGCCCGTCCGATCCCACCCTGGCGATGCTGACCGGCGAATGGATGATCGACGCGGCGCACAGCCGTATCGGCTTCTCCGTCCGCCATGCCTTGGTGACGACCGTGCGCGGGGCCTTCACGGAGTACCAGAGCCGGCTCTATTTCGACGGCCGTGATCCGGCTCGCTCACGGGCCGAGATAGTCCTGTCCACCGCCTCCGTCGACACCGGTGTGGAACAACGTGACGCCCACCTGATGGGCCGCGATTTCCTGGACGCCGCGAACCATCCACGTATGCGCTTCGTCAGTACGGGGGTGCGACGGGTGGACAACGATGTCTATCGCATGTCCGGCGAACTCACCATCAAGAGCATCACCCGTCCCGTCGATCTGGAACTCACCTATATAGGACACGTCATGGACCCGTTCGGATATGAGCGGGTCGGTTTCGACGGGACGACCACCATCAACCGTTCCGAATGGGGCCTTACGTACAACCAGCGACTGGCGGAGGGCGGCGCCATGGTGAGCGAGAAGGTGCGCCTGCAATTCGACATCGCCGTGATCCGCTCGACTTCCGGCGGCTGACGACCCGTCGACCTCCCCCGGAGCCAGGCCCGCACGGTGGGCGGGCCGGGATCCGGGGACCCCACTTTTGAACACGTTCAAGCAGGAGCGTACGCTCCCCGCATGAGCGACAGAGCCGCCCTGTTGAAGGGCATCCGTGCGTGGCTGGTCTTCTTCGTCGTCTGTCTGGTGCTGAGCGGGGCCACGGCCTTCCCGCTGGTCCATGAGCTGCGGTGGACCGAGGAGTTGTTGCGGTCGCTGTCCGTCGGGGAGTACCTGCCGACGCTCGTGGAGTGGATCGAGCGGGTACGGGCGGGGCTCGACGAGGCCGATGCCGAATACCCGTTCCTCCTGTACGGCACGGACTGGCTCGCCTTCGCGCACCTCATGATCGCGGTGGCCTTCTACGGCCCCTACCGCGATCCGGTCCGCAACATCTGGGTCGCCGAGTTCGGCATGATCGCCTGCGCGGGGATCATCCCGCTGGCACTGATCTGCGGGCCGATCCGCGGCATTCCCTTCTGGTGGACGGTGATCGACATGTCGTTCGGGGTGTTCGGGGTGATCCCGCTGTATGTCGTACGGCGGCGGATCAAGCGGCTGGAGGCGCTCACGCACGGGTGGGACCAGAAAACTGTTATCCCGGCGGCCTCCACGCCGTCTCCCTAGGCATCCCCTGTTTCCCCACGTACAGGAGTGAGCCGTATGAGCAGTGTGATCTCCGCCTCGGAGGTTCCCCACGTCACGGAGATGGCTGAGAAGGTACGGAACACAGCCGAGTGAACAGGGTGAGCCCAGCAGGACCGGAAGGAACGTACGTGGACGGGCGGCAGTGGCGCTCCACCATCGCGGCCGCGCAGGCGGGGGACCGGCGCGCCCTGGACGAGCTGGTCGAGGGCTGGTTGCCCCTCGTCTACAACATCGTCGGTCGGGCCCTCAACGGCCACGCCGACGTCGACGACGTCGTGCAGGAGACCATGCTGCGCGCTGTCGACAACCTCGACACGCTGCGCGATCCGGACAGCTTCCGCTCCTGGCTGGTCGCGATCGCGATGCGGCAGATACGGGACCGGGCGCGCCGCCGTACCGCCGACCCGCTTGACGACAGCGACGCCCACGGCGCCGCCGACTTCGCCGAACTGACCGTGCTGCGGCTGCAGCTGGAGGGCCAGCGGAAGGAGGTCGCGGAAGCGGTCCGCTGGCTCGACGACGAGGACCGCCAGCTGCTGTCGCTGTGGTGGCTGGAGGTCGCGGGCGAACTCACCCGGCGCGAACTGGCCGCCGCCGTCGGCATCAGCCGACAGCACGCGGCGGTGCGCGTACAGCGGATGAAGGCCCGCCTCGAAACCGCGCGCGGCATCGTCCGCGCCCTCGACTCCTCCTGCTCCGACCTGGGCCGGGCCACCGCCCGCTGGAGCGGGCAGCCCGACTCGGTGTGGCGCAAGCGCATCGCCCGGCACATCCGCGGCTGCGCCCGCTGCGACGGCCACGGCCGCCCCGGCGAAGTCGTCGTCCCCGCCGAACGCCTCCTCGTCGGGCTCGCCCTGCTCCCCGTCCCCGTCGGCTTCACCCTCTCGCTGGCGTTCGGCGGGAAGACCGCCGTCGCGGCGACCGCCGCGACCGCCTCGGTGGGCTGGTCCGCCAAGATGCTCGGCGTCCTCGCCAAACCCGCCGTCGCGGTGACGGCGGGCGCGACGATCGCCGCCGGCGGCGCGTACGTGGTGACGCAGCCCCCGGGCGACCGGACCCCGCAGGCCGCGCCCACCGCGCTGAGCACGGCTCGCTCGCCCGCGCTCTCGTCGGCCCACTCCCCGTCGCCCTCCACCTCGCCGTCCCCCTCGTCCTCGCCGTCCCCCTCCCCGACGAAGAAGACCGACCTGTACGGCAGTGTCGTCGACGCCGTGGACACGGCGCCGGACCCGGACACCCCGC from Streptomyces sp. DSM 40750 includes these protein-coding regions:
- a CDS encoding MDR family MFS transporter; amino-acid sequence: MLTQVRSYERSVQLLLVNQFTINLGFYMLMPYLAAHLSGSLGLAGWLVGLILGVRNFSQQGMFLIGGTLADRFGYKPLIVAGCVLRTAGFATLGLVDSVPALLAASAATGFAGALFNPAVRAYLAADAGERRVEAFALFNVFYQAGILLGPLVGMLLTGFDFRITCLVSAAVFALLSVVQIRALPTRRADDSANVKAEGRERVLSQWAGILRNRAFLLFSTAMIGSYVLSFQVYLALPLEVRRLGGDGEFGTAAVAMLFAASGLATIFGQTRVTAWCKARLEPGQALACGLLSMGLAFVPLLAATAVPVPDEGMGRWLLAAVPPTLAALLLALGTMIAYPFEMDTIVRLSGDRLVATHYGLYNTICGVGITLGNLLTGAALDAARSAGMSALPWLALLVLGLACAGSLYGLHRAGRLTYAEPERQTAAV
- a CDS encoding YceI family protein, producing MNLFTRAASLRRPAPPTADQLPHESPAFAPTGPSDPTLAMLTGEWMIDAAHSRIGFSVRHALVTTVRGAFTEYQSRLYFDGRDPARSRAEIVLSTASVDTGVEQRDAHLMGRDFLDAANHPRMRFVSTGVRRVDNDVYRMSGELTIKSITRPVDLELTYIGHVMDPFGYERVGFDGTTTINRSEWGLTYNQRLAEGGAMVSEKVRLQFDIAVIRSTSGG
- a CDS encoding sigma-70 family RNA polymerase sigma factor; translation: MDGRQWRSTIAAAQAGDRRALDELVEGWLPLVYNIVGRALNGHADVDDVVQETMLRAVDNLDTLRDPDSFRSWLVAIAMRQIRDRARRRTADPLDDSDAHGAADFAELTVLRLQLEGQRKEVAEAVRWLDDEDRQLLSLWWLEVAGELTRRELAAAVGISRQHAAVRVQRMKARLETARGIVRALDSSCSDLGRATARWSGQPDSVWRKRIARHIRGCARCDGHGRPGEVVVPAERLLVGLALLPVPVGFTLSLAFGGKTAVAATAATASVGWSAKMLGVLAKPAVAVTAGATIAAGGAYVVTQPPGDRTPQAAPTALSTARSPALSSAHSPSPSTSPSPSSSPSPSPTKKTDLYGSVVDAVDTAPDPDTPPAALPRRPESGLTSSGGARTVMNHRGDNVTFTGEGYVLVRWQISPQYRAGGLVMPSWTGLKGKLFHVASGGGRRMDDPTSADGKTSGMGGPDTGYTVLPDGTQQMWQNEYFYLDGTVTLTVNERGADYGIAVGPSTWDAITEDITYGPDQGARRYGLVRDNGKDSAPVPQYVTREKPEDAATVAQRSEV